Genomic DNA from Deinococcota bacterium:
TGATCGGTCTCACCCTCGAAGCGCACGGTCTGGCCGCCCTTGCCGGGGCGCACCGCGCCGACGACCTCGGTGCCGTAGGCGATGGCCTTGTCGGTGTGGAACTGGCCCGCGCCGCCGAGGCCCTGCACGATCAGCCTGGTGTCCTTGCCTACGAGGATGCTCACTGTGCCAACTCCACGATCTTCTGCGCGCCGTCCAACATGTCGCTGGCGCTCACGACGTTCAACCCCGACTCGTCGATGATCCTCTTGCCCAGCTCGACGTTGGTGCCCTCGAGCCGGACCACCAGCGGCACCTCGAGGCCGACCTCCTTGACCGCCTCGAGCACGCCGTTGGCGATGGTGTCGCACTTCATGATGCCGCCGAAGATGTTGACGAAGATGCCCCTGACCTGGGGGTCCTTGGTGATGATCTTGAAGGCCGCGGTGACCTTTTCGGCGGTGGCGCCGCCGCCTACGTCGAGAAAGTTGGCGGGCTCGCCGCCCACGTGCTTGATGATGTCCATCGTCGACATTGCCAGGCCTGCGCCGTTCACCATGCAGCCGATGCTGCCGTCCAAGGAGATAAAGGAGAGGTCGTGCTCGCTGGCCTCGAGCTCGGCGGCGTCCTCCTCGGACTCGTCGCGCATGGCGGCGATGTCCGGGTGGCGGTAGAGGGCGTTGGCGTCGAAGCTCATTTTGCCGTCCAAGGCCATCACCCCGCCGTCCTTGGTCACCACCAAGGGGTTGATCTCGATCATGTCGGTGTCGAGCTCGCTAGCAAGCGAAGCCAGCGCCTTTATGAACTTAACGCCGTTCTTGAAGGCCTCGCCCGACAGGCCCAGGCCGAAGGCGAGGCGGGCCGCCTGGAAGTTGGTCAGGCCGACGGCGGGGTCTATAACCTCGCGGAGGATCTTCTCGGGGCTGTGCTCGGCGACCTCCTCGATCTCGGTGCCGCCCTCGGTCGAGGCCATCATCACGCTGCGGCCCATGCCGCGGTCCAAGACCACGCCCAGGTAGAGTTCGCGGCCGATGTTGATGCCCTGCTCGACGTAGAGCCGGTTGACCTCCTTGCCCTCCTCGCCCGTCTGAACGGTCACCAGGGTCGAGCCGAGCATCTTTTCGGCCAGCTCGCGCACCTTGGCCTCGGCGGCGGGAACGCCCTCCTCGAGCCCGTCTAAGACCACGTTGACGCCGGCGAGGCTGGGATGCTCCTTGAAGCGGCCCTTGCCGCGGCCGCCCGCGTGGATCTGCGACTTGACGACGACGACCTTGTTGCCGGTCGCCTCTATGAGCGGGCGCACCGCACTGGCGGCCTCCGCTACCGTGGTCGCTACTTTCCCTTCGGGCACGGCGATGCCGCGAGCCTTCATAAGCTCCTTGGCCTGATACTCGTGAATCTTCAAGTGAACCCTCCGTCTGCTGATCTCGAGGCAACCTGTCTTGCAGGCGTGTTGAAACTGCCCTAGCCTACCGCGATTTGGCGTTGGCCGCCAAGCGCGTCCGCCGAGCCTAGTACACATGGGATCAGGAACGGTCTCGCTCCGGCTCGAGCCTTCCGATCAAGACCTAAGGAAGCAACATCACCTTGCTGCTCTTCCCGTCCATGAGGAGGGCAACACCCTCTTCGAAGCGCTCTAGCGGCAGGGTGTGCGAGATGATGGGCCTGACGTCGAGAAGGCCTCGGAGCAGCATGTTTTCGGTGGTCGTCCAGGTCTTGAACATCTCCCGTCCATGGACCCCTATGACGGTCGCCTCCTTGAACACCACGTCGGCGCCCAGGTCGAGCTCGAGGGGCCTGGAGGGGAGGCCGACCAGAACGACCCTGCCCCCCTTGCGCAGGTAGCGAAAGCCGTCGCGTATGGCCTCTACGCTCCCCGAGGCGTCGATGACGGCGTCGGCGCCGACCCCATCCGTCATCGCCATAATCTCTGCGACCGTGCTCTTCGTGCTGGGGTTGAGCACGTCCGTCGCCCCGAGCGTGGTGGCAAGGGCAAGCCGCTCCTCCGCTATGTCCAGGGCGACGATCGTCGCTGCGCCCATCGCCTTGGCGGCTGCGATGATTCCCAGCCCTATCGGCCCGCAGCCGATGACCACCGCGACGTTTCCACTGACGCCCGCCTGCTGAGCGGCGCGCAGTGAGGTGCCAAGCGGTTCCATCATGGCGCCGATTTCGGGCGGAATGGCTCGTGGGAGTCGGCGGGCGCAGAGCGCAGGGATGAGGGTGTAGTCGGCAAAGCAGCCGTCACGGTGGATGCCGAAGAGAAGCAGGTTCTTGCAGATGTGCTGGAGGCCATTGTCGCACTGATAGCAAGATCCGCAGGGAATATGCGTTTCACCCGCTACGTAGTCGCCGGGGACGACTTCGCTGACCCCCGGGCCGGCTTTGACGACTTCGCCCGAGAACTCGTGGCCCATGATGAAGGGCACACGCTCTACGGTAGCTTGCGCCCAGGCGTTCCAGGCGTACAGGTGAAGGTCGGTGCCGCAGATGGAGGCGGCCTTGACCTTGACGAGCACCTCTCCTTCGCCCGGCTCGGGCACGGGCAGATGTTCGAGCCGGGCCCCAAATCCCGCGCGATGCTTGACGACGGCTCTCATCTCCACGGTCGATGCACGCTCCTTTGTTGAAGAAGGTGAAGATGGCACAGTCACGCACAGTCACTAGGTGTCACTAGGTTTCCCGTCGTGCTCAGCCCATCATTCAGTCCATCATTCAGTCCATCATGATGCCCCCGTCGACATCGCTGATCTCGCCCGTCACCTGCCGCGCCAGCTCGGAAGCCAGAAAGAGGACCATCCCAGCGATGTCTTCGGGTTCCGAAAATCGCCTCAGCGGAATGGATTTCAAGAAGTTCTCCCGCCTTTCGCCGCCAAAATCCTTGAGCATGACTGTGTTGGTCGGCCCGGGGCAGACGGCGTTGACATTGATGCCGTAGGGCCCACCTTCTCGAGCCAGCCCCTTGGTGAGGGCGATGACCCCGCCTTTGGAGGCCGCGTAGACGGTGTTGCCGAAGACGCCTCCGCCTCGCTTGCCCGCGATCGAGGCGACGTTGACGATCTTGCCGTAGCGCTGGGCCATCATGATGGGGAAGACGGCGTGACAGGTGTTGAAGACGCCCTTCAAGTTGACGTCTAGAACCTGATCCCAGTCTTTCTCGGAGCACTCGGTAAAGGGTTTGGAGGAGATGACGCCGGCGTTATTGACGAGAATGTCGATGCGGCCGAAAGCTTGCATCACCTGCGCAGTGGCTTCCTGGACGCCTTGCGTGTCCGTTACGTCGACCTTGAACGCCGCCGCCTCATGGCCCTCGAGCTCGCGTTCGAGCGCTTGCGCCTCTTGGTAGTCGAAGAGCATGACCTTCGCGCCGGCCCTGGCAAAGGTCAGGGCGATGGCCCGGCCGATGCCCTGGCCGGCTCCGGTGATGACCGCTACCTTGCCCCTGAAGTCGAGGCCGTTAAAGTCGGCCGTCATCGTGCTCCTCGACCCTTTCGCGCAGCGCGTTCAGGAACGCTGCGGCTTCGGCGCCGTCGACGACCCGGTGGTCGGCTGCCAAGGTCAGGGTCATCTCGGGCCTGACGCCAAGGCAGCCCTCACCTGCGAAGGGGCGCTGGGACACCGCGCCGATCGCCAGGATGGCGCACTGCGGCGGATTGATGATGGGGTTGAATTGCCGGACCCCGTACATGCCGAGGTTGGTCACGGTAAAGGTGCCGCCGGAGACGTCCGCCAGGCCGAGCCGCCCCTCCCTCGCCCGCGAGGCCAGCGCCCGCAGCTCCCGGTCGATCTCCGTGACCGTCTTGCCGTTCACATTCTTGATGACGGGGACGAGCACCCCTCGCCCGGTGGCCACCGCCACACCCATGTGAACGGAGGGATGAACGTCGATGTGACTCTCCCGCCAAGAGGCGTTGAGGCGCGGCCAGCGCTCCAGCACGTCCGTGACGAGCCTGACGAGAAGCGCGGTGAGCGACGGCTTCTCTCCAGACTCTCCGAGTTCCGCCACTGCGGCCAGCATGCCGCTGGCGTCTACGTCGATGCTCACGTAAAAATGCGGCACGGTCCGCGCGCTCTCCGCCATGCGCTGGGCGATGACGCGCCGCGTCGGCGTCAGCTCCTCCCGCGCGCTTTCTGCCGGGCTCGGCTGCGCCGTGCCGATCTCGGTGGCCTCGAGAGCGGCCTGTACGTCCCGATAGACGATGCGCCCTTGCGGCCCGGTGCCCTTTACCGTGTGGAGGTCGACCCCGTGGTCGCGGGCGAGGCGTCTGGCGCTGGGCGCGGCCTTGAGCGAGGGCTCGGCGCGCTGCGGGTCGCCAGGTCCGGCGGCAGAGGAAGTGGTGGCAGAGGGAATGGCCGTGTGGGGCGCGGTGGTTTCTGCTCCGCTGCGGGCGTCCTTGGCGGGAGGGCTCGAGCCCTCCTCGGCGATCAGCGCCAGCGTTTCCCCGACATCGACCTGTGTGCCCTCTTGGACGACGATCCGTGCCAAGACGCCCGCGGCCGGCGCCTCGAGCTCGACGGCCGCCTTTTCGCTCTCGACCTCCACGAGCGGCTCGCCCTTCTCGACACGCTCGCCTTCCGCCCTGAGCCACTTGAGGACGAGCCCGCCGGCCTCGGAGATGCCGTAGCTCGGCATCGTCAGCTCCGTCATGCTGCCGCGCTCCCCGCCTCCTCGCCGAGCAGCCCCCTCACCTCGGAGACGAGCCGCGCGGCGTCAGGGATGAGGGGCGTTTCCAGGGCGGGCGAGAAGGGAATGGGCACGTGCGGCATGCCGATGGCAAGGACGGGCGCGTCGAGCCAGTCGAAGGCGACCTGACCGATCTGGGCGGCCAGGTCTGCGGCAAAAGAACCCTGCCGGGGCGCCTCGTTGAAGACGACCGCCTTGCGGGTCTTCCTGACGGAGTCCAAGATGGTGTCCAGGTCGAGCGGCACGATCGTGCGCGGGTCGATGACCTCGAGCTCGATACCGGATTCCTCTGAGAGCACCTCGGCCGCCTCGAGCGCCTCTTGCACCATGGCTCCGGTGGCGACCACCGTCACGTCCGCGCCCCGGCGGCGAACCGCAGCCTCGCCGAAGGGGACGGCGTAGTCACCTTCGGGTACAGGACCCTTCGTCTGGTAGAGGCGCTTGTGCTCGAGGAACAAGACCGGGTTGTCGTCACGAATCGCCGTCTTGAGCAAACCCTTGGCGTCGTAGGGCGTCGACGGCATGACCACCTTGACGCCGGGCGCGTGGTAGAACCAGGCCTCCAAGCTCTGCGAATGGGTAGCGCTGCCACCCCCGCCCGCCCCCGTCGCGGTGCGAACGACGAGGGGCACCTTGACCTGGCCGCCCGTCATGTAGTGCAGCTTGGCGCCGAGGTTGACGATCTGGTCCATGGCCAGCGTGGTGAAGTCCACGTACATCAGTTCGACTACCGCCCGGCAACCGCGCACGGCCGCGCCGACGCCCGCGCCGGTAAAGGTGTTTTCCGAGATGGGCGTGTCCCTGACCCGGCCCCCAAACTGCGCGGCGAGCCCGCGGGTGACGCCGTATAGACCGCCCAGAAGCTCCACGTCCTCGCCCAGGCAGATGACGCGCGCGTCGTCGGCCATCTCCTCCCGGAGTGCCTCGTTGAGCGCGGTCACCAGGGTTATTTCCCTCTCGCCGGGCTCAGGAGCTTGCCGGGGGGTGTAGGCAGGTGCGAAGACGCCCGTGGTGGCCTCGCTGGCTTCGGGCCAGGGCGAGGCCAGCGCGAACTGGACTGCTCCCTCGACCCTGCCTCGCACCCGCTCTTGCAGCGCCTCCTCGTCTCCGTCCGTCAGGAGTTCCTTAGCGATGAGGTCCTCGCGCAGCCTGTGCAGGGGGTCACGGCGCCTCCAGGCCTCGACTTCGTCTTTGGGGGCCGGATGCATGCTGGGCGGGAAAACGGTGGCGTGGGCGTCCAGGCGAAAGGTGTCGCAGACGATCAGGCTCGGGCCCTCGCCGGCGCGGGCGCGCGCCACGGCTTCGCCGGCGGCCCGGTGGACCTCCCAAAAGTCGTTGCCGTCCACGTGGTGGCCGGGAATGCCGTAGGCCCGCGCGCGCTCGGCAAGCTGCGGCACCGAGGTCACGGCGCTCGAGCGCACCGTCATGGCGTACTGATTGTTCTCGCAGACGAAGACCACACCGAGCTTCATGGCGGCCGCCATGTTGAGACCTTCGTGAAAGGTGCCCTGGTTGGCGGCGCCGTCGCCAAAAAAGCAGACCGTCACCCGGCCGTCATCCGTGATCTGACTCGCCAGGCCGCTGCCGACGGCCAAGGGAATGCCGCCTCCGACGATGCTGATTGCCCCGAGCATGCCGATACTCAGGTCGATCACGTGCATCTCACCACCCTTGCCTTGACAGTAACCGTCGGCTCTGCCGGCAAACTCCGCCATGGTTCGCCGGAGGTCGCCGCCTTTGGCGAGCAGGTGCCCGTGGCCTCTATGCGTGCTGGTGATGAGGTCGCTCTCGTCAAGTGCAAAGCAGGCGCCTACCGCGACAGCTTCCTGCCCCTGATAGGTGTGGGCGTGGCGTGGAAAGGCGCCCTTGCGAAACTGACGGGCCACCTCCTCCTCGAAGGCTCGAATCTCGCTCATCTTTTCGTAAGCCCGAAGCGCCAGCTCGTTTCGGCCAAGCTCGTGGGACGTCACCATCGTGTGTGGCCCTCCTCTTCGACAAACACATTTCTATGCATCTATGCACCGAATCCGATTGTTGAAGCGAGCATACTTCCTGAAACCTTGGCTCGTCAATGAGCGCGTCTCACCTCGCTGGAAAGCGGCCAAACGGGTTTCGTGGAGCCGGAGGACGCTTGGAAAGCTGAGCCAGTATTGACACGCCCAAGACTTTATAGGTAGGCTGGCGAGTAAGTGGAAACGTAAACGGTGGCGTCTGAAGGGATGAGGTGATAGGCCGCTGATGGTAACGGCATCAACAATAGGAGGCAGCATAGGCTGCCGGTGACGTGCGAGAATATTGTTCCGCAAACCTGGTTTTGCATGCATATGCCGAGACGCTGTGTTCGAAAGGAGATCGAGATGAAAAGGGGCTTGTTTTCGCTGAGTCTTGTCCTCTGCCTAAGCCTGACGAGTGGGGGGTTTGCCCAGGACCAACAGTTTAACTGGATCGTCCAGAGTGTGTTCCCGCTCAACCTGCCTCTTACCGAGAACTCGCTGGTACTCTGGGCCGAAAAGGTCGAGGCGATGAGCAACGGCAGGTTGACAATCCAGGTCCACGGTGCCGGAGAAGTGGTCCCTGCCGCGGGCGTGTTTGAATCTGTTCGTGACGGCGTCCTCGACGCGGGACTCAACACCCCGGCCTGGCAGAAGGGCGAGTTTCCTGCTGGGGACCTCTTTTACACCTTGCCTGGGGGCGTTACGGAGTTCCACGAACTCCTGTTATGGATGTACGGCGGTGGTGGAAAGGAATTGCAGCAGGAGATGTATGGGGACCTTCCCATCGTGGTCTTTCCGCTCGGCTTGACTCCACCCGAATCGGGAATCTGGACGAATAGGCCCATCGAATCCCTAGATGATTTCAGAGGCCTCACGGTCCGTGGAGCCGGCTTGGGCATGGAGCTGTTGCAGGAGCTCGGCGCTTCGGCGATGACCTTGAGCGCCGGCGACACCATCCCGGCCCTGCAGCGGGGCGTCGTCGACGCCGCTGAGTTCGCCGACCCGGGGATGGATTACGGCGTCGGCCTTCACGAAGTGGCCCAGTACCTTGTAGGTCCGCCCATCCACATGGGCCCCAACATGTTCCAGCTGGCTATCAACCGGGACAGGTGGGAGGAACTCCCCGACGACCTCAAGGCCATCGTCGAGGCTGCTGCTCTCGCCGCTACCATGGAAGGCTATGTGGGAGCGTGGATGGAGTCCATCGAGGCTTTCGGGCGGATCGAGGAGTACGGAACGGTCATCCAGAAACTCTCTCCGGAGGAGCAGACCAGAGCTCACGAGTTGGCGCTTGGCATCCTCGAGCGCGAGTCCGCCCGAGACGCCTTCTTCGGGAGGGTCTGGCAGTCGCAAAAGGACTTCCTCGAGTCGTATAGCCCCTACTACAACTTCAGCAGGTTCAACCTCGAGAGGTAGCGCTCTCGTGGGAGCGATCGTTTGAGCGTTTCGGAGTTCGCCTTGTCCAGGGAAGTTGCTGTTTCCCTGGACCTTATGGCAACTGCCCTTCAAAGTGTCGCAAACTTGAATGGGTTTGAGGGTATGCGCGAACCCCGTTCTCGCTGCGCTCGGAGCATGCGCACTTATCAAGCGCAAAAGCGGCGCTTGATAAGGCACTTGGTTTAGTTACTGGAATTGTGTCCTGGAGCCCGCCGTGATGAAAGTGTTCAAGTCTGTCGAGTGGATCATCGAAAAGCTCGGGATTCTCGGCGCCTGGGTCGCCCTTCCGCTGACGGCGGTGGTGATCTATCAGGTGGTCATGCGCTACGTCTTTCACTCCCCGCCCATCTGGGGCTATGACGTATCCTGGATGCTCTTCAGCGTCATGTTCTTGCTCGGTGGCGGCTACACCCTGATGCACGACAGACACGTCCGCGTGGACATCCTCTTTCGGCTCTTGCCCCCCAGGTGGCAGGCCTTTGTCGAAGCGCTGTTTTTCGCGGTGATGTTCTGCCCGATCATGTACGTGCTGGCTTGGCAGGGTGTGCAGTACGCCTCGAGGTCGTGGGCTAGCGGCGAGTTCCTGTCGACCACACTCTGGCGCTTTCCCGCCGCCCCCATCAAGACGCTCATTCCCATCGCCTTCGTGCTCCTCGGCGTGCAGGGTTTCATCGTGCTCATAAGGCGGCTAAACTATCTTGCCAGGGGAGAAGCGTCGTGAGTTCGGAAGCGCTCGCTATCGTCATGCTTGCAGCGCTCATCGTGATGGTGCTCAGCGGCATTCGACTTGCCTTTGCCATGATGTTTTTGGCCGTGGTCTTCGGCTTCGTCTTTCGCGGGCAGACCATCTTGGCGCTCTTCATGCAGAGCATTTTCGGGGTCATGCAAAACGAGGTCCTCATCGCCGTGCCACTTTTCGTGCTGATGGGCAACCTGCTCACCAAGAGCGGCGCCGCCGACAAGCTCTTCAGCACCATGTACGAGCTCTTCGGGCCGATCCGCGGTGGGCTTGCGATAACCACCATCATCATCAGCACCATCTTCGCGGCCGGCACGGGCATCATCGCGGCTTCGGTGACGACCATGGCTCTGATGGCGCTGCCCACCATGATCCGCAGGGGCTACGACCACGGCCTGGCGACGGGGGTCGTCTGCGCCGGCGGGACGCTTGGCATCCTCATCCCGCCGAGCGTGATGCTCGTCATCCTCGGGCCGATGGTCGGCGTTTCCGTAGCCAGCCTCTTTGCCGGTGCGATCATGCCCGGCCTCCTCCTGGCGTTTTTCTATCTCGTCTACGTGGTTGTGAAGTGCTGGCTACAGCCGTCGGCGGGGCCGGCCATTCCGCTCGAGGAGAGGGTGAGCGACAAGGGGCAGCTCCTGCTCAAGGCTTTTTTGTACCTGCTGCCTATCCTGGCTTTGCTCATGGCCGTCCTGGGCTCGATCCTGCTGGGCATCGCCACCCCCACCGAGGCCTCGGCGGTCGGTGTACTCGGCGCTGGCCTCATCGCCGCCCTCTACCGCAGCCTGAGCCTTGAAGCGCTCAAGGATGCGGTTCTCGATACCGTGCAGGTATCTTCCATGGTCTTCTTCGTGATTATCGGCGCCGCCATGTTCACCGCCGTCTTCCTCTTCATGGGTGGGGGCAGGGTGATCAGCAGCTTTGTCATGGATATGGGCCTGAGCAGGTGGGCCATTCTCGCGCTCATCATGCTACTCGTCTTTGCCCTAGGGATGGTCTTGGACTGGATTGGCATACTCTTTATCGTCATTCCTATCTTCACACCGATCGCCGCGCAGCTTGGTTTCGACCCGCTCTACTTCACGCTGCTCGTGGCGGTGAATTTGCAGATGTCGTTTTTGACTCCGCCCTTTGCCTACTCCATCTTTTTCGTCAAGGGCGTCGCCCCGCCCGAAGTGAAAACGACCTCCATCTACCGGGGCGTCATTCCCTTCGTCTTACTTCAGGCTGTAGTGCTCTTTTTGTGCGTCGCCTACCCGCAGCTCTTGCTGTGGCTGCCCAACCGCACCTAGGGGCTCTGACGCGCAGGCGGCACCTCTTTTTGTTTTCAAGGGAGCTTCAAGATGAACGACCTGAACGCGTACCGGACGATGGTGCGCATCCGCGCTTTCGAGGAGAAGGCCGAGACGCTCTTTCTGGCCGGCAAGCTGCCGGGCTTCGTGCACCTGTCGATAGGCCAGGAGGCCGTGGCGGTGGGCGTCTGTTCGCAGCTCAGGCGCAGCGACTACATCACCTCGACGCACCGCGGCCACGGCCACGCCATCGCCAAGGGTATGCCGGTCGAGTCGATGTTTTTGGAGCTCTTCGGCCGGGCGGCGGGGGCATGCCGCGGCAAGGGCGGCTCGATGCACATCTTCGACTATTCGGTGGGGATGCTGGGGGCCAACGGCGTGGTGGCGGCGGGCCTTGCCATCGCCGCCGGCGCCGCCCTGGCGACCAAGCTGGCGGGCCGCGACGGTGTCGCCGTGGCCTTTTTCGGTGACGGCGCGACCAACCGCGGCACCTTCCACGAAAGCCTGAATCTGGCACAGGTCTGGTCGCTCCCGGTCCTCTTCGTGGTCGAGCAAAACGGCTACGCCTCGACCACACCCTATGACGACACGCATGCCTACCGCTCCACCGCCGACTTTGCCCGGGGCTACGGGATGGAGGTTGCGCGGGTTGACGGCAACAACGTCGGGGCTGTCTCGGAGGCGGCCGGAACGCTCATGTCGCACGCGCGGGCGGGCGCAGGGCCGGGCTTGCTCGAGGCCGTCACCTACCGGATCAAGGGGCACTACATCGGTGATCCCGAGAAGTACAGGACGCGCGACGAGGTGAAGAGCGCTCAGGCTGCCGACCCCATCGCGCGCTGTCGCGCCAGGCTGCTCGAGGGCGGCGTGGCCGAGACGGAGCTTCAGGAGATCGAAGCCGAGGAGCGCGCGCGGGTGGAGGCCGCGGCCCAGGCGGCCGCGGCGGCGCCCCTCCCCGAGCCTGCCTCGGCGCTCACCGACCTGTACGCGGAGGCGCCGTGATGGAGGCGAGGACGACGGACACCCAGACGACGGGTGTGAAGTCGAGGGTCATCAACCTCGCCCAGGCGACCCTGGAGGCGATGGACGAGGAGATGGCCCGCGACGAGAGCGTCTTTCTCATGGGCGAGGACATCGCGCGCCAGGGCGGTATCTTCGGGCAGTTCAAGGGCTTGCCCGATAAGTATGGCCTGGAGCGCGTGCGCGACACGCCTATCTCCGAGTCGGTCCTGGTCGGCACGGCTCTCGGCGCTGCGCTCGCCGGGGCGCGCCCGGTCTTCGACATGCACTTTTCCGACTTTGCCCTGGTGGCGATGGACGAACTGGCCTCGCAGATCGCCAAGATCCGCTACATGTCGGGCGGGCAGCTCAAGGTACCCCTGGTCATCCGCATGCCCGACGGTGCGGTTCGCTCGGCGGCGGCGCAGCACTCGCAGTCGCTCGAGGCGCTCTACCTGCACCTTCCGGGCCTGCGCGTGGTGGCGCCCTCGAACCCGGCTGACGCCAAGGGCCTGCTCAAAACGGCCATCCGCTCGGACGACCCGGTCCTCTACCTCGAGCACAAGGCCATGTATACGGTAAAGGGCGAGGTGCCCGAGGGTGAGTACCTCGTGCCGCTGGGCAAGGCGGCCCTCAGCCGAGAGGGCTGCGACGTGACGGTCATCAGCTATTCGCTGACCCTGCAGAAGTCGCTCAAGGCGGCCGACGCGCTGGCGCAGGAGGGCGTCGAGGTCGAGGTCGTCGACCTGCGCAGCCTGAACCCGCTCGACTGGGAGACGGTGACGGCCTCGGTCGCCAAGACCGGCCGCGCGGTGGTCGCCCACGAGGCCTGGCGCTTCTTGGGGCTTGGCGCGGAAGTCGCCGCGACGCTCCACGAGCGCCTCTTCGACAGGCTCGAGGCAGCCGTGGCGCGGGTGGGAGCCAAGCACGTGCCTATCCCCTTCTCGCCGCCCCTGGAGGCCTTCGTGATTCCGCAGGTGGACGACATTACCGCAGCCATCCGGGAGGTTCTCGGGTGATCCGCCCGGTCGTCATGCCTCAGCTTGGTCTGACCATGGAGGAGGGCACCTTTGTGGGCTTTGCGGTGAGCGTCGGCAGCAGGATAGAGCCTGGCGAGGACCTGCTCGAGGTCGAGACCGACAAGGCCTCGAGCACGGTCCAGGCGACGGAGGCGGGCTACCTGCGTGCGGTGGTGGCGGAGGTGGGCAAGCCGTATCCCGTTGGCGCGGTCCTGGGCTACCTGAGCGACAGTCCTGACGAGCCGCTCGAGGTTTAGGGCGAAGCTAACCTTTGAGGCGCTCGAGGTCGGGCCGGGGCCGGGCGGTGCGCGGGTCCCGCTCGAGCACCTGCTCGAGCGCGTGCGCTGCGTCGAGCACGAACTTGTCGGCGCCAGCCGGCCCGCAAAGCTGCAGGGCGAAGGGGGTGCCGGTCGGCTCAAGCCCACAGGGAATGGAGACGCAGGGATGCCCGGTCAGGGTGAGCGCATAGGTTGGTGCCAGCCAATCGAAGTAGGTCTCGAGCTCGGCGCCGTCGATGCGACTGACGTAAAGCTCTTCGAGCGGAAAAGGCGGCACCGAGACGGTCGGGCAGATGAGCAGGTCGACATCCTCGAAAAAGTCTTGAAAGGCGCGGTAGATTCGTGTCTGCTCGCTGTGGCCGCGGGCTACGTCGGTGGCGGACATGGCCAGGCCCTGCTCGACGTTGGCGACGATGTTGGCCCCGAGCTTGTCGCGCTGCTCGCGGTAGCGCTCGCCGTGCGCGGCCAGGAACTCGAGGGCGCGCGTGGCGGCAAACGCTTCGGTGGCGCCTCGCA
This window encodes:
- a CDS encoding TRAP transporter small permease subunit, giving the protein MKVFKSVEWIIEKLGILGAWVALPLTAVVIYQVVMRYVFHSPPIWGYDVSWMLFSVMFLLGGGYTLMHDRHVRVDILFRLLPPRWQAFVEALFFAVMFCPIMYVLAWQGVQYASRSWASGEFLSTTLWRFPAAPIKTLIPIAFVLLGVQGFIVLIRRLNYLARGEAS
- a CDS encoding TRAP transporter large permease subunit, translating into MSSEALAIVMLAALIVMVLSGIRLAFAMMFLAVVFGFVFRGQTILALFMQSIFGVMQNEVLIAVPLFVLMGNLLTKSGAADKLFSTMYELFGPIRGGLAITTIIISTIFAAGTGIIAASVTTMALMALPTMIRRGYDHGLATGVVCAGGTLGILIPPSVMLVILGPMVGVSVASLFAGAIMPGLLLAFFYLVYVVVKCWLQPSAGPAIPLEERVSDKGQLLLKAFLYLLPILALLMAVLGSILLGIATPTEASAVGVLGAGLIAALYRSLSLEALKDAVLDTVQVSSMVFFVIIGAAMFTAVFLFMGGGRVISSFVMDMGLSRWAILALIMLLVFALGMVLDWIGILFIVIPIFTPIAAQLGFDPLYFTLLVAVNLQMSFLTPPFAYSIFFVKGVAPPEVKTTSIYRGVIPFVLLQAVVLFLCVAYPQLLLWLPNRT
- a CDS encoding thiamine pyrophosphate-dependent dehydrogenase E1 component subunit alpha produces the protein MNDLNAYRTMVRIRAFEEKAETLFLAGKLPGFVHLSIGQEAVAVGVCSQLRRSDYITSTHRGHGHAIAKGMPVESMFLELFGRAAGACRGKGGSMHIFDYSVGMLGANGVVAAGLAIAAGAALATKLAGRDGVAVAFFGDGATNRGTFHESLNLAQVWSLPVLFVVEQNGYASTTPYDDTHAYRSTADFARGYGMEVARVDGNNVGAVSEAAGTLMSHARAGAGPGLLEAVTYRIKGHYIGDPEKYRTRDEVKSAQAADPIARCRARLLEGGVAETELQEIEAEERARVEAAAQAAAAAPLPEPASALTDLYAEAP
- a CDS encoding alpha-ketoacid dehydrogenase subunit beta; its protein translation is MEARTTDTQTTGVKSRVINLAQATLEAMDEEMARDESVFLMGEDIARQGGIFGQFKGLPDKYGLERVRDTPISESVLVGTALGAALAGARPVFDMHFSDFALVAMDELASQIAKIRYMSGGQLKVPLVIRMPDGAVRSAAAQHSQSLEALYLHLPGLRVVAPSNPADAKGLLKTAIRSDDPVLYLEHKAMYTVKGEVPEGEYLVPLGKAALSREGCDVTVISYSLTLQKSLKAADALAQEGVEVEVVDLRSLNPLDWETVTASVAKTGRAVVAHEAWRFLGLGAEVAATLHERLFDRLEAAVARVGAKHVPIPFSPPLEAFVIPQVDDITAAIREVLG